From one Chanodichthys erythropterus isolate Z2021 chromosome 3, ASM2448905v1, whole genome shotgun sequence genomic stretch:
- the cldnk gene encoding claudin k, protein MATTGMQLLGLVLSIIGWVGGFLVCTLPMWRVTAFIGNNIVTAQITWEGLWMNCIWQSTGEIQCKVYDSLLALPSDMKAARGLTVLALLICTLSLTLGVLGIKCTECVGLPSLKARLARVSGVLFVIAGFLILVPVCWTAHSIIRDFYDPYVAAPHKRELGPALYLGWGGSALLLIGGSLLYAGSNPPGIPSSPTFSSGESSPRRAGGPAQVKGYV, encoded by the coding sequence ATGGCAACCACCGGCATGCAGCTGCTCGGCTTGGTCCTGTCCATCATCGGCTGGGTGGGCGGGTTCCTGGTGTGCACCCTGCCCATGTGGAGGGTCACAGCCTTCATCGGCAACAACATTGTAACGGCACAGATCACATGGGAGGGCCTGTGGATGAATTGCATCTGGCAGAGCACAGGGGAGATTCAGTGCAAGGTGTATGACAGCCTGCTGGCTCTTCCCAGTGACATGAAGGCCGCCCGAGGTCTTACGGTTCTCGCTTTGCTCATCTGCACCCTGTCGCTCACACTGGGTGTTCTGGGAATCAAGTGCACCGAGTGCGTGGGCCTCCCAAGCCTCAAGGCACGCTTGGCCCGCGTGTCCGGTGTGCTCTTTGTCATCGCGGGGTTCCTCATCCTCGTACCCGTCTGCTGGACGGCCCATTCCATCATCAGGGATTTCTATGACCCCTATGTGGCGGCCCCTCACAAACGTGAGCTCGGCCCCGCTCTCTACCTGGGCTGGGGAGGTTCAGCATTGCTGTTGATTGGTGGATCACTCCTCTACGCAGGGTCCAATCCTCCCGGGATTCCCTCCTCTCCTACATTTAGCAGTGGTGAGAGCAGCCCACGCCGAGCGGGTGGACCTGCCCAGGTCAAGGGTTATGTTTAA